The segment GACAGacataacacttcgaacaaattttctaacaaaacatcgtttcaatgacacccctaaaatttcggtgttacgtctgttagtctgtgacggagctgtcaacagaaacagaatgACAATTGAGGCTGATGGGCCAGCTGTGGATCCGCTAACTTTGGAGGACGTTAAAATAGCTGCTGGAGAGTTGAAAATGACAAAGCAGCGAGTTCAACTTTTTAGAATCGAGAACGAACCGCTGTGTTGTGCAATCCACCGGATAATTCTTAAAGTATGTACTGAGGAGATTAGTCGCTCAGTTAGCTTCAACGTACgttactggtctaacaagccagtcgtcgtatgttcgaatctcggctaggcagtgTATTTACTGAGGAAAAACTACCGTcgaactggttggaaggtcttgCATcccctattttcaaaaaaaggccAATAATCGGTGCATTACTCccttcaattctgcatacaaaattctctcccgcatcttgTTTCATAGACTGAGAACATTGCAGGAAAGCTTTGTTGGTGAATACCAGTGTGGTTTTCTACGATAGATCAAATGTCCGCCAGAAACAATTCATCGAttaattccgggaattcaacttgcatacTCACTATACGTTTGTAGACTTCAAAGCGACGTACGATtttgttaaacgaaatgagctgtggcagagattatgcttgaacattgGAAACCtatacaaaactgattaggctgatatgtGCTACCCTTAATGGCTCAAAATCAAACATAGAAATAGTGGGTTGTAACAACCCCCAAGTGAGTCGCTACGCCGACAAACTCGGCTAGTCGCAGTttatcacgtacggcttgttgactgcccTGCAGTATCGCACGGGCTCAGCAACTTCGTCCTGATTCATCGGAAAataggcggacgcaacgactcCTGCCATCTCCTGTTTTCCTCTAGTCGTCGAGACTACCACCGTAATCGcagagaaaatgttattttcttatttaacagaatggcagtcctaggcttggactgtgtaCTGCAATAAATCAttttaccacagactaacagacgtaacactgaagcctcattccatcgtcaataaaaacgttcatttcaaattttcgcttaagccaagactcaaacaacagtcgctgcgcgagaacgtcgCTCGcatgcgctggcgctgttggcagataatatacaagtaaatttatagcattgctaaatttatagcaaactACTTTGCGTAGCGCgtagactgcaccaggtgatgctaatattttttccaagttttaggggtgtcaatgaaacgatgttttgttggaaaatttgttcgaagtgttacgtctgttagtctgtgattttACCATTGGCACCGGATAAATCGAGGATCTTGGCATCGTTGATTGATGgctctttggtgaacctccggcataggaTACTAGATGCGCCCTTGGCGTGGCGGATAGGATGCCAGTACCGTTTTCGCTGGGTTAAGCGGCAGGGTCGTCTATGCCGGCAGACTACAGTTGCTGCTGGCGACAGGCTACAGATGTCCGTCCCGCACTTAAAGCCTCTGAGGTTGCCTGATTTTGACAAGTGGTTACTGTGTACGTCTCTTGCGGGGTTTACGGCATCTTCCTAGTCTTCACAGGTTTGCATTGTGTAGGTGGCGGCAGGGCACTCCCGGAGGGAAGTTCTGCATATTCCGTTATTAATGCTGCAGAATTGCATTGTCTTGGAGAAGAGAAGGGAGTTCCGCTTGTACCGTCCTCGacaacctgtcgcatgcgtgctttgccaaacatgTAGTTCAGCATGAAGCGCTGCTCAGCGATATGGTTAGccgacttttggtcaacctGCATTTTCAAGGGTTCAAGGGTCTTTCCAAATACATTGCAACGGCGCgccgtatgtatgtatatatgttcaCCGCGGCGTATCTGCCATATTTGTGTTGAAAAGCCGCCGTTCTGATTGTGAAAGAATCCCACGGAACGAGAGAAGGGCAGGTGTCAAGTAATCAAGTCTCCTGGGCAGTTATATGATCCAGAAGAAGGACCATATGTGAAACCCGAGAATGGTTTTGGTGTCAGAGGACCCGCTTGAGTTCGGCTGCGTCATCTCTTCTTAGTAGGACATTTGCTGCTGATGTTCGGCGATGCCATATCAGCCGATCGCTGTCTTTTGTTAGCGACCGGATCCCGCTGAGTAGGCTGGTTGACCGCTAGAAGGATGAGATTTTGCGCCTCCTCGCAAGAGTAGAGTCATCGTTGTGAGTTGAAGAGTTGCTTAACTGCATCACCGGAGCTTTCAGGTTGCCCCTTGACCTCAGATAGCGTCGCCGGATCGGGAAGATTATTCGTGCGACTCTCCTCATTGCCTGGTGGTGAGTTCAGGATCAAACatgaagccgagagtcctcTTTTCAACGACATGCTGTAGAAATAGAAATTCTCTTCCATCTCTACATCCATGATTCTGTCGGTAGCGTCCGTAATGATCGGACTTACAACCCCCTTTTGGACTTACAACCCCCTGTTGGTTTCCCCATCAATATTCACACAGAGAACACAGCGTGTTCTGGTACCTGGCAGGCTCCGCTCGACCTTGGAAAACTTAATCAGACCCCTCGATGCTTTCATTTATCCCTAGGAAcaggtcgcgttacaccgagaaTTGGGATCCCCTTTCGCATTTCGCTCAGAATgtagcatcccaagtaacaattagggttttattacactcttatgatggcatttaagacctaaattggtcatgaaaaccgccataaaagtataataaaacaaacattgttgCTTGTGATGGTCCAAAACTACTTGCTCATTGAAAGCAAAAGTATTtatattttgccacggtttttACAAGGATTTACCATGGAAGAGACTTCAACACTGCTCATTTATAccggcttgtgacagacagctcgAGTCCCGATTCCGTTCcaccatcacttgttcactctttttagggAGCCACACGTAGCGGTTAATCAGCAAAGGTCCGTAACTGGCGTAACTGGTCATGACATGGTGAAAATGGCAAGAACTTCGCAATTCTCTGTGCAGAATGCAAAGAATAGGGCTGGCAGCTGGCTTGATTAGTTTCATGGCACAAGTTCTACCGAAATGAAGGCAAAGAAATGCTCAAATTTGTCGACGAAATGCAATTGTGTGGCTATGGATGGTGAAATGTACTGCAGTAGGCCGGAAAAAGTCCTCAGCAAGAATTTTGTACCTCGTTCGACTGGCAGAGTGTTCCGAAGGTCCAAGTTCCCGAAAAAGTTCCTCGTCTGGCGAGCAATTAGTTTTTGCTGGGAGACGGATTTATTTTTTACCTTGTTGTACAAtgttccgacttttctttaggGTTATCCAACGTTATGGAAATTTTTGTGGAAAACATTTTCCaggattgttgagaaaatttgCCTACGcttccatagaaaaaaaaaactattctgTGGTACAAAAGCAatgaatttttaacaaaaatgaTACCCAAGAAACCAGGAAAATTTCCATCAAAATTGGCTATGTCCGCTTACaaattcatgaaattctgaGGCTTCTTGACCcattttgtacgataattttgaaaaatgccgcGATTACGAATGAATCGTATCCTGCATTCATTCGATTCATTCATATGAATAAAGGGAATAAAGTATAAACGATGTTCGAGTGCTACACAAACACATGCAAAGCTACAtgacatctgttgggcacacatcgTATGTTTACATTAACATTTTAAGTTTCGTTGCAGGTTGCAGCAAAAGTGCTAAAGAAGACGATTATTGGTTAAAGCTAAAGATTTAGGCTCGTTTAATACAAAAGTACCACAAGTAAGTATATTTTGAAGCATGCAGCtataaaatttcgatgattatTTCGCATACTTTTGTATTGTTGTTCAGTGCCTAGAACGTGTGCCGTTTCCGGGTGCAGCAAACGCGGAGGTAGAGATAGCGAAAAGTGGTTCCGTTTTCCCCGGTTAGATAAACGTACCCCACAAAGGGAAGAACTATCCAAAAAGCGGCAAATTGCATGGATGAATGCACTGCAACGGGTCGATCTGGTACCGAAACGGTGGCCATCAACGGTTGTGTGCTCGCAGCATTTCATTTCAGGTATGTCCACTAGTAAGTCAAGTATAATTATAGTTGTTTTGATTCCTGACTAAACCGTAGGACGCAGTGCTGATCTTCTGGAGGAAACGAATCCCGACTGGGTACCGAATCAGAAATTGGACATCAAAAACCGGAATAGTAAAAAGTTACCCAGCCGTCGTAAGGCTCTGAAATCGACTCAGGCAGAAAATGGGAAAACGGTGACAGAACCTACCTGTAGCGATACGGAACTTGAAGATGTGATAAAAGACATGTGGAAGGTTGTGTCTGAGATATTGCTACGTTATAGACGTAGGACAACGTAAGGTTGGTATTAAAGGCACTTTTATACATAAGTAATTTAATTTTGTCATTTTGAGAACAACGAGACTTTTTACATTAAAAAGTTAGCGAATTTATTTGCGTTTCATTTCGGAACTATTCACCATAAAGAGGGGTTATAATAGCCAATCTTGAGTAACTTCTTATTAGCATAACATACCGAAAACAATCATTCTATTGATTTAAAAGAGACTAATTAAATTGATGGCTCAAGATCGGACAATTTTAATGTTTTCAATGCAAATCAGCTTCATTGCAAGCAATGTTGAATGCAACTTTTTGAAACATTTCATCCCATACAAAAGAATTGTCAAAGAAAACATCCTCATCTCAGTGGTTCGATGACTGGCCGGTTTTCTTAAAATTTGCTTCTCAAGTGTTTAAAATCTTTGTCTACTGTATTTTACAAtatatttctattattttttacaatgttaCACTTGGTTTTGTGCAGCAAATAAACGTCTTTTCAGTACCAAACAAAACATAGTTGATAGTGTGCAATTAGATCCGCCTTTTCCCACTTTTCCCCTCGATAGTGCATCACACAAATACTGTTCGAAGGAAAACACAAACTTTTACCTATCTTGAAGCTGATCATTGAAAATACAACTGCATTCATTCATTACTAGGGCCAATGTTTGTATTCTCACTGctaaaaaaatatgcaaatttgcATCGTCATGTTAACAAATtgtaataaattttgtttttaaactgGAACATAATGacaaattgtttaaaattaactTCAAAACAATGTTATGGCAAAAATACCTCCCACAACCTCAGCACAGTCCGTCGTAAATTACACAATCGTTTCGTGTGTCGTGACTTGATTCGACGGCCGGTGAAAGTGCGTCGTcagttttcgattgaaaaccCTTATCAATCAGTAGTGTTCGAAGGCGTTGAACGTGATTGATCTTAAATTGCCCTTATTGGCAGCAAAATCGACAGGATGTCGCAGTTAACCAAACTTCACAGCGGAATCTTCCACCCGACCCTGCGGAAACTCCAGTGCCGAGAGGTGGACATTGCCGCACACAATCTCATGTATCCGGTGTTTCTTGTGTGAGTGTGAAGCGGTGAAACCCGCACGGATAGCCTCTTCGTaaaattttccatgaaaatcctgtctcatttattttaatttttagggAAGATGACGATGCAATTCAGGAAATTGCGAGCATGCCCGGCGTCGCTCGCTACGGATTAAATCCGTTGAAGAAACATCTAAGCCCCTTGGTTGAGAAAGGTTTGAGCTCAATTTTGCTGTTCGGTGTGACAGAAAAATTGCCAAAAGTATGTCGCTCAATTCTGTTGCTAATTAACAAACTAGTGttaaattctaaaatttaattcaatttctaGGACGCAACCGGTTCCAGTGCCGACTCGAAAGACAATCCGGTAGTGAAAGCTCTGCCAAAGCTGCGTGAATGGTTTCCGGATCTGCTGATTGCGTGCGATGTTTGCCTGTGTCCCTACACCAGCCACGGTCATTGTGGGGTCCTGACCGATGACGGAGTCATTGACAACGAACCCAGCATCAAGCGGATAGCCGAGGTTTCGTTGGCCTACGCACGGGCCGGTGCACACATTGTGGCACCGTCCGATATGATGGATAACCGAATCTGGGCTATCAAGCAGATTTTGCGCGAAAATCGGTTGGAAAATAGAGTTTCGGTGCTGTCCTATTCGGTGAAGTTTGCGTCCGGTTTCTATGGACCGTTCAGGGATGCAGCCAAGTCGGCACCTGCCTTTGGTGATCGCAAGTGCTACCAACTGCCGCCCGGTTCGAAGGGACTGGCCAAACGAGCAGCGGTGAGTGACTTTTCTGGATTATTGCCGACATAGTTCTAAGTTTCGAAATTTACAGAATCGTGATGTCGAGGAGGGTGCGGATATGCTAATGGTCAAACCCGGTTTGGCATATTTGGACATTGTAAAACAAGTTAAGGATGACTATCCGGAACTACCACTGTTTGTGTATCAAGTAAGGTCATAGCTGAGTGCAAGTATTTTAATCACTGATTGCTACTGAAATTGTGCTCATCCTTTAAGGTTTCTGGCGAATACTCAATGTTGCTGAATGCCGGTAAAATAGGTGCGTTTGATTTGCGTACAGTTCTCTGGGAAGTTCTGATCGGAATGCGCCGTGCTGGAGCCGATTGTATAATCACGTACTTTACACCAACCTTGCTGGATTGGTTGAAAgaatagttgaagaatttgttcggaacacAGTATATTGATTTGAGTTGGTTAAGGGGTTAGCTTTAAAGCAATGGTAGATGAAATCTTAATTTTCTTATTTActtaaaaatgtgaaattttctcAACATTTCCAAACAAACGAAgtactttttgaaataaatgtgAAAATCTATTGATATGATATTCTGTTTTAAATTACTAAAATTAAATCTTTCATTCTCTTACGTAAAAGGTTGTAAGAAAACCTCTATCGAATGCACTTCACTTCACTTACCTACGTCAATTGCAACCACTGAACGACCTTCCTTGCAGGCTTCCACCAACTTACGTCCTTTCAAGCGTGACGCCACCGGTAAGGTCTTCTCCATCACCGATCGGCGTTTTTGAGCAGTACAACATAAACAATCTCACTAAAAAATACATTCACATCTTGCCTGGTCTAGTAGCATCATGCATCATTTCCACCGACTGCAAAAGCTGCATTAAAGCCTTTCATAACAAATATATAACCGCCCCCTAGCACAACGTGTCGGGTGGCCCTTCTCGTAAGGTGCTTGACTTACACAATATTATGCATGCATGTTGATGCATCATACTGTCTCTCCGGATTGCCACACACAAAGACATTCCGCAAGTTATGCTGTTTTTCGttgcaaatgcaaattttctcatgtTTGCATGTTAAAATTAATGGTCTGCTCAGTGCTCACCTTTAAAtcctctctgttttgacgccaCACGGCGCGATTCTCGCAGCCACAGTTTACTCTCTCCGACGAAGGGCCCGGTAGTCGTCGCGAAGCGAACCGGATGTATCTCTCGGAGGCATTCCTCGCGTGAAAGCATAGTCGGAATTGCCACAACATGATTGGTCAAAATTTTATCCACGAAGGAACTTAGTTTTATGATATTTGTTATTTGTATCTGTAGTTTGCAGTCGTCTCAAACTCATCAAGGATAACTCCTTTCGATCTAAACGTCTTCAGAAGTAAAAAGTAAGCATAACTTGTCACCCATCTGCGGCTCATCGCCGTTCAGTCATgggtttcatcaaaattttgtgccATAATGTCAAAGTCCATATTTCGCCCGTATTTCGAATCAACACGCCAGGGCTATAAGCCGAACAGTAAACATGAAAGACTCGATCCTCTGCATGACTTGAAGGGTTTCAAGAGTTTATCTAAAACATGCACGTAACCCATCGTGACACGATTCATTGTAGCTCTAATCAGTCATGTAACTTTATCCGCTAAGATGTCCTCTTTCTCGTGCCCATGCACGATCTGCTTTGAATGCTTTCGATCGACTTTATCGtttgctgccttgaaatcgatGAAAATGTAATGTGATGTGATTTGCATTCACACGAAGATTAATAAAGCTTGTCGTTTTAGGCTCCGTCTCCGCTGATCTTGATATATATTGTACAGGTTTTCCTCCGCCATTCCTACAGTGTATTACAGTGTATCACACTAGAATTGTTTCTGGTGATCAGTTGTCGTCGTGGATTCGAGCTGTGCACGTTGGTAATGCAGTAGAATCGGCTTTTTGTACTCAACGCAAATATTTTGGCGTCTGCGTATCAAGAAATCATCTCcagtgtactcggtcctgggcaacTCGTCGGTAATTCGTTCAGCTTCTCGACACACACAAGTCGGTATCAACCTGGTCCAgcccagggcttcgaccgatcctttttttctaccgcagtcacaccaacgcgcattcaagttcacaccgtccgtttagaggtggaatacgaatgctatgcataacacaactggcattttgctcagtcaaacgccgactgcacgctgcagaacgaacggcttctaaaactttttgacattttcgtttcgatcaagttgcctttaccgtttggagcagcgaatgactgcaaaacagtcaaatgactggcaatcaccacgctacgaaaagcaaccgcacaatcgtatgattcaatactacaaaaaaacaaccactacatgtgcatggaagaagtcggtcggactacgtccaatacaaacgaatattttgcttgcgtcggaccgacgtctgggtgacaaacttttactgtgagcagccgatttggagacaaaaagagaaacgaaaaaatacgtcaccgtatgcttccagtcagtttgcagtttatattctcaaagcgcaaagcaaaacgggagatcgactgtttgcttttgctgagatgccgcatgaattgtacgacggcagcagcgcaagcggcagtttgactggattaaaaaaaacggtcaaatgatcgttcaaaaatcggagtttgaatgcggaaagttcgcattcacggcacgcacattcaacttgcgatccctttttaagccctggTCCAGCCGTCTAGCACaatgggcccctctattcctggtgccgtaTTTCACTCCACAGTCGTACACAGACACAGACGCATCCTTGCAATATGGCCGGTACTCCGCAGTCTTCAggtttcgccagatgtacgatgagaatctctccaagtagtgcctgcaactcgtggttcactTTCCGCTATCCATTTTTACTTCGCCAACAACAGTCCGCAAcaattttcgttcaaatacggcaagtgcacgcatGTCCTCCATAAGCAAGTTACAGTCTcgagtccgtagaggactgccGGTCTGATTAATCACTTCTAGTACATCGTTGTCAATAGTCaatgtccgtgggaggcgaacgcTGTTTTATCTGGAGCAACCTAaggttggctacttttgctgaagattgtccCTCTCGTTTCGACGCCCGCTCGCCGGGTCATagtttcaatagcgatgttgaacagtccCTAGCGATGTTGGACAGTCCATCCATTTGCCGctaccctctgcgcgattcgaagggactcaagagtgcctctgaaacacgcacgtagtacATCATTTATTCCAGGGAAGCTccgccgcgtcagtttgtctggaaaaccgttttcgtgcattatctaccatagctgctcacgctcgactgtatcgtatgatgCCCTGAAATCTACGATAATATGACGGGTGGGCGCTTCGTACTCCCAGTATTTCTGGAatatttgtcggagagtaaaaatttgatctatAGTAGCAGTAGCCCACCTGATGCTGCCCTAAGAATTCTCTTGGTATTGGGGaaagacgacgtaacaaaatctgggagagcatctTGCAGGCGGCTTTTATAGAAAGGGCAAACCATCCATTCCTTCTGTAAACTTTTCCACCGTTGCTAACGGTTCTTAGCCGGGTGCTGGTACTTGCTAGCGACTCTATTATCCCTCAGTTGATCGGgtttcttcgagatcgggagccggaaCGTTGTTATCGTTAGTAGGCACTCCtagattaacttccgttgcgtctccttctgttatatcgccattgagaggCCCATCGAAGAAGTACTTCCACCTGTCaaccatctcgcgctcgtttgtgatcacgTTTTCCTCTGCGTCCCTTCGCAtgtcaggcttcggtgtgtaaCCTTTAAGAGATTGGTTCTCGTTCTCATATAACCTACGCGTATTATTAAcctggaatagttgttctagatCTCTGTCCTGCTTTCGGGTACATTTTCCTCCTCAGAAACGTTGTCAACTCATTCTAAGCTTTTCGATTTtccctcgtggcaatgcttagatagtttttccaagctcttttttttcctcttcatcacttgttggcattccctgccaaaccaatcattttgtgcacTCGACGTGTTTTCACGTAGCAGGGCGGCTGCGACCTCAATGAGGGTTCAAAAACCAAGCaccacagaggaaggtagagctaCATCCTGCAGACGCGCGtagttttattcatttattaatACTAATTCATTTGACgacgtctacatgaataaaacattgcatcccaacaaacatttttgttgaatagttaTTCAACATTATTCAACTTATTCAATTATTATGTAGCTAATTACCGAGTAACAAGCGCTTGATCAGCTgtcatacaacaaaaatgtttgttgggattaCAACTAATTACAGAGCATTTAATCTTCGTAATCTTTCCTGATGAGTGGAATTCTTTCAATTTTTCTCCTGTTTTCGAGAGTTTGAATGTAGAGTAGATTGCAGCGGTCTTGATACGCCGGAAGCGTTAACGGATTTCGGTAAGATAAA is part of the Sabethes cyaneus chromosome 2, idSabCyanKW18_F2, whole genome shotgun sequence genome and harbors:
- the LOC128734405 gene encoding uncharacterized protein LOC128734405; amino-acid sequence: MPRTCAVSGCSKRGGRDSEKWFRFPRLDKRTPQREELSKKRQIAWMNALQRVDLVPKRWPSTVVCSQHFISGRSADLLEETNPDWVPNQKLDIKNRNSKKLPSRRKALKSTQAENGKTVTEPTCSDTELEDVIKDMWKVVSEILLRYRRRTT
- the LOC128734404 gene encoding delta-aminolevulinic acid dehydratase: MSQLTKLHSGIFHPTLRKLQCREVDIAAHNLMYPVFLVEDDDAIQEIASMPGVARYGLNPLKKHLSPLVEKGLSSILLFGVTEKLPKDATGSSADSKDNPVVKALPKLREWFPDLLIACDVCLCPYTSHGHCGVLTDDGVIDNEPSIKRIAEVSLAYARAGAHIVAPSDMMDNRIWAIKQILRENRLENRVSVLSYSVKFASGFYGPFRDAAKSAPAFGDRKCYQLPPGSKGLAKRAANRDVEEGADMLMVKPGLAYLDIVKQVKDDYPELPLFVYQVSGEYSMLLNAGKIGAFDLRTVLWEVLIGMRRAGADCIITYFTPTLLDWLKE